One genomic segment of Pseudonocardia sp. T1-2H includes these proteins:
- a CDS encoding RNA polymerase sigma factor, with product MAEVAEPADASDRSERGPNRPSSTRRHDPADEQLVRRVVEGDRTALGDVYDRFGRPAFSLARRICADDGIAEDVVQEVFLAFWKDPGRFDPARGAFGTWLLTLVHHKSVDAVRRESTIRRRTVPAAEDGEDWSAPPGPGADQAALGSVVAGQVRDALGRLPAEQRQALALAYYGGYTQREVAALTGVPLGTVKSRMFTGLSRLRNVLGPLVGEFAPDISGGAR from the coding sequence GTGGCCGAAGTCGCCGAACCGGCCGACGCCTCGGATCGCTCCGAACGGGGTCCGAACCGGCCGAGCAGTACCCGCCGGCACGATCCGGCCGACGAGCAACTGGTCCGTCGCGTCGTCGAGGGCGACCGGACCGCCCTCGGAGACGTCTACGACCGGTTCGGTCGCCCGGCCTTCTCCCTGGCCCGCCGCATCTGCGCGGACGACGGGATCGCCGAGGACGTCGTCCAGGAGGTGTTCCTCGCCTTCTGGAAGGACCCCGGCAGGTTCGACCCCGCCCGTGGCGCGTTCGGGACCTGGCTGCTGACGCTCGTCCACCACAAGTCGGTCGACGCCGTCCGGCGCGAGAGCACGATCCGTCGCCGCACCGTGCCCGCCGCCGAGGACGGCGAGGACTGGTCGGCCCCGCCCGGGCCCGGCGCGGACCAGGCCGCGCTCGGCTCCGTCGTCGCCGGGCAGGTGCGGGACGCGCTCGGCCGGCTGCCGGCCGAGCAGCGGCAGGCCCTCGCGCTCGCCTACTACGGCGGCTACACACAACGGGAGGTGGCCGCGTTGACCGGCGTCCCCCTCGGCACCGTCAAGTCCCGGATGTTCACCGGCCTCTCCCGGCTGCGCAACGTCCTCGGTCCGCTCGTCGGCGAGTTCGCCCCAGACATCTCCGGAGGTGCCAGGTGA
- a CDS encoding SsgA family sporulation/cell division regulator, whose protein sequence is MRDEFICSTAMFELIAPDAPVVPVKVELSYSSRDPYAVQASFRTGHGSAVDWVFARDLLADGLLGPAGTGDVRVQPLPHDETRVELELTSPSGHAVFTTCAATLSEFLERTFDVVPPTTEYSWLDFDDALSTLLDETDRARD, encoded by the coding sequence ATGCGCGACGAGTTCATCTGCTCAACGGCGATGTTCGAACTGATCGCCCCCGACGCGCCGGTCGTGCCCGTCAAGGTGGAGCTTTCGTACTCCAGCCGGGACCCGTACGCGGTGCAGGCGTCGTTCCGGACGGGGCACGGCAGCGCGGTCGACTGGGTCTTCGCCCGGGACCTGCTCGCGGACGGCCTGCTCGGCCCGGCGGGCACCGGCGACGTGCGAGTGCAGCCGCTCCCCCATGACGAGACCCGGGTCGAGCTGGAGCTCACCTCCCCGTCCGGGCACGCGGTGTTCACCACGTGCGCCGCGACGCTGTCGGAGTTCCTGGAGCGCACCTTCGACGTCGTCCCCCCGACGACGGAGTACTCCTGGCTCGACTTCGACGACGCGCTGTCGACCCTGCTGGACGAGACCGACCGAGCCCGGGACTAA
- a CDS encoding MarR family winged helix-turn-helix transcriptional regulator, whose amino-acid sequence MADTPGSSFTVEGQLCFALHSASRAMTGCYRPLLEAVGLTYSQYSVMLVLWEHGTVTLGRLGEQLYLDSGTLSPLLKRLEAQGVVTRRRRLDDERIVEIRLTTVGAELEAKAQAVQGRVEEVTGLTALELATLRDDLQRLAARLRAAEIEPESAAG is encoded by the coding sequence ATGGCAGACACGCCGGGATCGAGCTTCACCGTCGAGGGACAGCTCTGTTTCGCCCTGCACTCGGCCTCACGCGCGATGACGGGGTGCTATCGGCCACTGCTCGAGGCCGTCGGGCTCACCTACAGCCAGTACTCCGTGATGCTGGTGCTGTGGGAGCACGGCACGGTCACGCTGGGCCGTCTCGGCGAGCAGCTGTACCTGGACAGCGGGACGCTGTCCCCGCTGCTCAAGCGCCTCGAGGCGCAGGGCGTGGTGACGCGGCGGCGGCGGCTGGACGACGAGCGGATCGTCGAGATCCGCCTGACGACCGTGGGCGCGGAGCTCGAGGCGAAGGCCCAGGCGGTTCAGGGCCGGGTCGAGGAGGTCACCGGCCTGACGGCGCTCGAGCTCGCCACCCTGCGGGACGACCTGCAGCGCCTCGCCGCCCGGCTCCGGGCGGCGGAGATCGAGCCCGAGTCCGCGGCCGGCTGA
- a CDS encoding TIGR02611 family protein — MSETDETQSALGRFGDRITGFRDRIAEKPGQLRVYRVVVGVIGTLVLIGGIVAIPYPGPGWLIVFAGLAILGSEFMWAKRVLQFARGKYDAWTDWLGRQNLFVKLLVLTVTGLIVLATLWLLNALYLVAGWVGLDGWTWLKSPILG; from the coding sequence CTGAGCGAGACGGACGAGACACAGTCGGCCCTCGGGCGATTCGGCGATCGGATCACCGGGTTCCGCGATCGCATCGCGGAGAAGCCCGGGCAGCTCCGCGTCTACCGCGTCGTCGTGGGCGTGATCGGCACGCTCGTGCTCATCGGCGGCATCGTCGCGATCCCGTACCCCGGCCCCGGCTGGCTGATCGTCTTCGCGGGCCTCGCGATCCTCGGGTCCGAGTTCATGTGGGCCAAGCGCGTCCTGCAGTTCGCCCGTGGCAAGTACGACGCCTGGACGGACTGGCTCGGCCGGCAGAACCTGTTCGTCAAGCTCCTCGTGCTGACCGTGACCGGGTTGATCGTCCTCGCGACGCTGTGGCTGCTCAACGCGTTGTACCTGGTCGCGGGCTGGGTCGGGCTCGATGGGTGGACCTGGTTGAAGAGCCCGATCCTGGGGTGA
- a CDS encoding DMT family transporter has protein sequence MFLAGAIAAEVTATVALRFSEGFSKLVPSIVVVVGYVTAFAMLSQVLVRGLGIGVAYGIWSAVGVALIALIGATFLGETLTWVQVAGLVAVIAGVVALETGGAH, from the coding sequence ATGTTCCTGGCGGGCGCGATCGCCGCGGAGGTGACCGCGACCGTCGCGTTGCGGTTCTCCGAGGGGTTCTCGAAGCTCGTCCCGTCGATCGTGGTGGTCGTGGGCTACGTCACGGCGTTCGCGATGCTGTCGCAGGTGCTGGTGCGCGGACTCGGGATCGGCGTCGCCTACGGGATCTGGTCGGCCGTCGGTGTGGCGCTCATCGCCCTGATCGGCGCGACGTTCCTGGGAGAGACGCTGACGTGGGTGCAGGTCGCCGGGCTGGTCGCGGTGATCGCCGGCGTCGTGGCGCTGGAGACGGGCGGGGCGCACTGA
- a CDS encoding cysteine--tRNA ligase: protein MMTSLGLSPDDHGFRPGAVTDPGEVLHLGGTPLPLTVPARLYVCGITPYDVTHLGHASTFVWADVVGRVMRMAGVDTVVSRNVTDVDDVLTRTAAERGRRFDEFGLTQEFHFDRDMAALHVRPPTHAPHARHHVSHVVRLAMALLAAGAAYERDGFVYFRGAGVAEGRDRDAALALLTENGDQPDDPLRDDPFDVPVWRPSGEGDPAWPSPWGRGRPGWHAECAAMALATLGGVVDVLVGGADLEFPHHAYQGAMASAATGSGPFVRREVRAGTVGRDGVKMAKSTGNLVLVGDLLRGSSGAAVRLMLLDRAWAQPWDYTPNALEQAEALLEGLYVAAGTRNGSVAAVAAVRGALLNDLDVPGAVRLAVESGGDAARQVLRTLALQ, encoded by the coding sequence ATGATGACCTCCCTCGGCCTCTCCCCGGACGACCACGGCTTCCGTCCCGGCGCGGTGACGGACCCGGGCGAGGTCCTGCACCTCGGCGGCACGCCGTTGCCGCTGACCGTCCCCGCCCGGCTCTACGTGTGCGGCATCACGCCCTACGACGTCACGCACCTCGGGCACGCCTCGACCTTCGTCTGGGCGGACGTCGTCGGGCGGGTCATGCGGATGGCCGGGGTGGACACGGTCGTCTCCCGCAACGTCACCGACGTCGACGACGTGCTCACCCGCACCGCCGCCGAGCGCGGCCGGCGGTTCGACGAGTTCGGGCTGACCCAGGAGTTCCACTTCGACCGGGACATGGCGGCCCTGCACGTCCGGCCGCCGACCCACGCGCCGCACGCCCGGCACCACGTCTCCCACGTCGTCCGGCTCGCGATGGCCCTGCTCGCGGCCGGCGCGGCCTACGAGCGCGACGGGTTCGTCTACTTCCGCGGTGCGGGCGTCGCCGAGGGCCGGGACCGGGACGCGGCGCTGGCCCTGCTCACCGAGAACGGCGACCAGCCGGACGACCCCCTCCGCGACGACCCCTTCGACGTCCCGGTCTGGCGGCCCTCCGGCGAGGGCGACCCGGCGTGGCCGAGCCCCTGGGGCCGCGGCCGACCGGGCTGGCACGCGGAGTGCGCGGCGATGGCGCTGGCCACGCTCGGCGGCGTCGTCGACGTGCTCGTGGGCGGGGCGGACCTGGAGTTCCCGCACCACGCCTACCAGGGCGCGATGGCGTCCGCGGCCACCGGGAGCGGCCCGTTCGTGCGGCGCGAGGTCCGCGCCGGGACTGTCGGACGGGACGGCGTCAAGATGGCGAAGTCGACGGGGAACCTGGTGCTCGTCGGGGACCTGCTGCGGGGGTCCTCGGGCGCGGCCGTCCGGCTGATGCTGCTGGATCGGGCGTGGGCACAGCCCTGGGACTACACCCCGAACGCCCTGGAACAGGCCGAGGCGCTGCTGGAGGGGCTCTACGTCGCGGCCGGGACGCGGAACGGGTCGGTGGCCGCGGTCGCCGCCGTCCGCGGCGCGTTGCTGAACGACCTGGACGTCCCGGGGGCGGTGCGGCTCGCCGTGGAGTCCGGGGGAGACGCGGCGCGCCAGGTTCTGCGCACGCTCGCCCTGCAGTGA
- a CDS encoding reverse transcriptase domain-containing protein, producing the protein MIPKTGGKLRRLGIPTVADRVVQAALKLALKPIFEADFLPCSYGFRPKRRAHYAVAEVHQGNKRVGAENAVTSCDLQVFVDQSAEAVASKCV; encoded by the coding sequence ATGATCCCCAAGACCGGCGGCAAGCTGCGCCGCTTGGGGATTCCGACCGTGGCCGACCGGGTGGTCCAGGCGGCCCTGAAACTGGCGTTGAAGCCGATCTTCGAGGCGGACTTCCTGCCGTGTTCCTACGGGTTCCGTCCGAAGCGCCGAGCCCATTACGCGGTCGCGGAAGTGCATCAAGGGAACAAACGTGTGGGTGCCGAGAACGCCGTCACGTCATGCGACCTGCAGGTATTCGTGGATCAGTCCGCCGAGGCGGTCGCGTCGAAGTGCGTATGA
- a CDS encoding globin domain-containing protein → MGENIREIARRFYEHLFANHPELLDGTFNRGNQVDGSQQQALAGSVAGFATALVNTPGRVPEKLLSRIAHKHASLGIRAEQYQVVHDNLMWAIVDVLGEAVTPEVAAAWDEVYWLIANALINQERGLYSARGVRPETVWRQWQVEKKIRETDDVVTFVVKRIDNRLVKSSLPGQYVTVLMPMPDGVRQPRQYSLTRADDGEHRQFSVKRVDGDGKPAGEVSTLLHDSVAVGDVLTLSLPFGDVVLDDAGRPVVFISAGIGITPMAGMLSHLVAAGSELRTVLLHADVHERSFALRRQVVSDVLALRNASIHLWYEKGTGSNEPVDGVYSGMMDLSQVKLPDNAWYYLCGPIPFLQAVRSALIERDVVPHDIQYEVFGPDLWQADLD, encoded by the coding sequence GTGGGGGAGAACATCCGGGAGATCGCCAGACGCTTCTACGAACACCTGTTCGCCAACCACCCGGAGCTGCTCGACGGCACCTTCAACCGCGGCAACCAGGTTGACGGTTCCCAGCAGCAGGCGCTGGCCGGGTCGGTCGCGGGCTTCGCCACCGCGTTGGTCAACACCCCTGGTCGGGTGCCGGAGAAGCTGCTGTCGCGGATCGCGCACAAGCACGCGTCCCTTGGCATCCGGGCCGAGCAGTACCAGGTCGTCCACGACAACCTGATGTGGGCAATCGTGGACGTGCTGGGCGAGGCGGTCACGCCGGAGGTCGCGGCGGCGTGGGATGAGGTCTACTGGCTGATAGCCAACGCGCTGATCAACCAGGAGCGGGGCCTGTACAGCGCGCGCGGGGTGCGGCCGGAGACGGTGTGGCGGCAGTGGCAGGTCGAAAAGAAGATCCGGGAGACCGACGACGTGGTGACGTTCGTGGTCAAGCGGATCGACAACCGGCTGGTGAAGTCCTCGCTGCCGGGGCAGTACGTGACCGTGCTGATGCCGATGCCGGACGGGGTGCGCCAGCCGCGCCAGTACAGCCTGACTCGGGCCGACGACGGCGAACACCGGCAGTTTTCGGTCAAGCGGGTGGACGGCGACGGGAAGCCGGCCGGTGAGGTGTCGACGCTGCTGCACGACTCGGTCGCCGTGGGCGACGTGCTCACCCTGTCGCTGCCTTTCGGTGACGTCGTGCTCGACGATGCCGGGCGACCGGTGGTGTTCATCAGCGCGGGCATCGGGATCACCCCGATGGCCGGGATGCTGTCGCATCTGGTTGCGGCCGGCTCCGAGCTGCGGACTGTGCTGCTGCACGCAGATGTGCACGAGAGGTCGTTCGCGCTGCGCCGCCAGGTCGTCAGCGATGTTCTCGCGTTGCGCAACGCCTCGATCCACCTCTGGTATGAGAAGGGCACCGGCAGCAACGAGCCGGTGGACGGGGTCTACTCCGGGATGATGGACCTCTCCCAAGTCAAGTTGCCCGACAACGCCTGGTATTACCTGTGCGGGCCGATCCCGTTCCTGCAGGCGGTGCGCAGCGCGCTGATCGAACGGGACGTGGTGCCCCACGACATCCAATACGAGGTGTTCGGCCCCGACCTGTGGCAGGCGGATCTCGACTGA
- a CDS encoding anti-sigma factor, translating into MNTSHTRECPMAEQSVGWVLHALEPDEEIEVLGHLPTCPICRTVVRETEESLFGLGAAVEQVDPPAGLRDRILDAAAQTPQVTPTPAAAEPPRDTAEDRMPIAPPRRTPSSGPGRDRGRRGGGWLRTPRRKLAAAAVALALVVGIGGLGTYAAQLRSERDQTTVQAQSIVDMVSQFDRPGTRHAFLTPQGQTQPVAAVMVNGAERQVMTVGLAANASDRIYVLWGLADANTPPKAVGTFDVTADLEGPQSVGSGTDGGFALYAISLEPGRTAPASPSAVVASGQVET; encoded by the coding sequence GTGAACACCTCGCACACCCGTGAGTGCCCGATGGCGGAGCAGTCCGTCGGCTGGGTCCTGCACGCGCTCGAGCCGGACGAGGAGATCGAGGTCCTCGGGCACCTGCCCACCTGCCCGATCTGCCGCACGGTCGTCCGGGAGACCGAGGAGAGCCTGTTCGGGCTCGGTGCGGCCGTCGAGCAGGTGGACCCGCCCGCCGGGCTGCGCGACCGCATCCTCGACGCCGCGGCGCAGACCCCGCAGGTGACACCCACCCCGGCGGCCGCCGAACCTCCGCGCGACACGGCCGAGGACCGGATGCCCATCGCTCCGCCCCGGCGCACCCCGTCGAGCGGCCCCGGTCGTGATCGGGGCAGGCGCGGCGGAGGATGGCTCCGGACGCCCCGCCGGAAGCTGGCGGCCGCGGCGGTGGCGCTCGCCCTCGTCGTCGGGATCGGCGGGCTGGGCACCTACGCGGCCCAGCTGCGCAGCGAACGGGACCAGACGACCGTCCAGGCGCAGAGCATCGTGGACATGGTCAGCCAGTTCGACCGGCCGGGTACCCGGCACGCGTTCCTCACCCCGCAGGGCCAGACGCAGCCGGTCGCGGCCGTGATGGTCAACGGGGCCGAGCGTCAGGTGATGACGGTGGGGCTCGCGGCGAACGCGAGCGACCGCATCTACGTCCTCTGGGGGCTCGCGGACGCGAACACCCCGCCGAAGGCCGTCGGAACCTTCGACGTCACCGCCGACCTCGAGGGCCCGCAATCCGTAGGATCGGGCACGGATGGCGGGTTCGCCCTGTATGCGATCTCCCTCGAGCCCGGCCGGACCGCTCCGGCCTCGCCATCCGCTGTGGTCGCGAGTGGGCAGGTGGAGACCTGA